TACTGAAGCATGGCGTTGTAGGCTGTGAGTTGTTTCTGTAATGCGGTAAGTTATATACTGAAGCATGGCGTTGTAGGCTGTGAGTTGTTTCTTTAATGCGGTAAGTTATACACTGAAGCATGGCGTTGTAGGCTGTGAGTTGTTTGTGTAATGCGGTAAGTTATATACTGAAGCATGGCGTTGTAGGCTGTGAGTTGTTTGTGTAATGCGGTAAGTTATATACTGAAGCATGGCGTTGTAGGCTGTGAGTTGTTTGTGTAATGCGGTAAGTTATACACTGAAGCATGGCGTTGTAGGCTGTGAGTTGTTTGTGTAATGCGGTAAGTTATATACTGAAGCATGGCGTTGTAGGCTGTGAGTTGTTTCTGTAATGCGGTAAGTTATATACTGAAGCATGGCGTTGTAGGCTGTGAGTTGTTTCTGTAATGCGGTAAGTTATATACTGAAGCATGGCGTTGTAGGCTGTGAGTTGTTTCTGTAATGCGGTAAGTTATATACTGAAGCATCGCATTGTAGGCTGTGAGACGTACTCTTTGGTCATGACAGAATCCATGCATGACTTTCGGGTTGTTCTCCGCAGTGAGAGTGTCGATGTAAAACGGCGCAAACAAGTCATTTCCTcatttctctttattttctgtgGGTGTTGttgcctgctgttgttgtttttcgttgttgtttttttgtttttgttgttgtttttttgttattggttgtttggttttttgttgttgtttttttgtctctctgtgtttgtacaCATTTGTTAACCTTTCccagtatttttattttatttcattattattattattatttttaatgtaCAGGGCATTACGTTCCTCTTACCGCGGTTTCTTTTACatacgctaaatgcatgctgcgtgcgggacctcggtttatggtcatATCCGGAAAAAAAACCACAGTCATCTTATACACATGGTTTGGTGGACGGggaagttaaaaaacaaaacaaaaaaaacaacaaaaaacaaaaacacttcgcGTCCTTGCGGGAATCAAACAGGGAATCTTGGCTTCCTATTTAGGCACTGTATCCACTGAGCCACTGTTTCATCTAGTGTAGTAGACTATGGTCTAGATGCAGATTATTTTCTCCTGAAAttttattcagatttttttctctttttttttcagatcctaAAATGATTTCTGCGAACCAGCTCGTTGGTTTTGATGTGGAAAGACTGAGCTGGGTGACAGCATGTACAATACTTAGAAATTAATAATGTTACTTAAATGATGATGAGGATTCGTCTGTGGCGGATTCTGATAACAGTTTACTGTGGTAACTCGAGAGtttaggtgaaaaaaaaaattactcatgtTTCTTTCAACATCGGAAAGTTAAGATCCAAAGGaaagagtatttgtatttgtttgtatttgtatttctttctatcacaacagatttctctgtgtgaaattcgggctgctctccccagggagagcgcgtcgctacactacagcgccacccatttttttgtattttttcctgcgtccagttttaattgcttttcctatcgaagtggattttcctacagaattttgccaggaacaacccttttgttgccgtgggttcttttacgtgcgctaagtgcatgctgcacacgggacctcggtttatcgtctcatctgaatgattagcgtccagaccaccactcaaggtctagtggagggggagaaaatatcggcggctgagccgtgattcgaaccagcgtgctcagattctctcgcttcctaggcggacgcgttacctctaggccatcactccactggcctATGGTTtccaagaaaaggagaagaaggttgAGAAAAGCTGGACATTTTCACCTCAATGTCATTTTTCATCTAAAGCTGGACATATTTTCACCTCACTGTTATTTTCCATCATAAGCTGGACATGTTTTCACCTCAATGTCATTTTTCATCAAAAGCTGGACATATTTTCACCTCAATGTCATTTTTCATCTAAAGCTGGACATATTTCACCTCACTGTTATTTTCCATCATAAGCTGGACATGTTTTCACCTCAATGCCATTTTTCATCAAAAGCTGGACATATTTTCACCTCAGTGTCATTTTTCATCTAAAGCTGGACATATTTTCACCTCAATGTCATTTTTCATCTAAAGCTGGACATATTTTCACCTCAATGTTATTTTCCATCATAAGCTGGACGTGTTTTCACCTCAGTGTTATTTTTCATCAAAAGCTGGACATATTTTCACCTCAGTATTATTTTTCATCTAAAGCTGGACATATTTTCACCTCAATGTTATTTTCCATCATAAGCTGGACATATTTTCACCTCAGTGTTATTTTTCATCAAAAGCTGGACATATTTTCACCTCAGTGTTATTTTTCATCTAAAGCTGGACATATTTTCACCTCAATGTTATTTTCCATCATAAGCTGGACATATTTTCACCTCAATGTCATTTTTCATCTAAAGCTGGACATATTTTCACCTCAATGTTATTTTCCATCATAAGCTGGACATATTTTCACCTCAGTGTTATTTTTCATCAAAAGCTGGACGTGTTTTCACCTCAGTGTTATTTTTACAATGTTATTTTCCATCAAAAGCTGGATATGTTTTCACCTCAATGTTATTTTTCATCAAAAGCTGGAcagtgttatttttactttatttttcatCGAAAGCTGGACATATTTTCATCTCGATGTTATTTTTCATCAAAAGCTGGACATATTTTCACCTCAGTGTTATTTTTCATCAAAAGCTTGACATATTTTCACCTCAGTGTTATTTTTCATCAAAAGCTGGACATATTTTTATCTCAATGTCATTTTCCATCAAAAGCTGGACATGTTTTAACCTCAATGTCATTTTTCATCAAAAGCTAAACATATTTTCACCTCAGTGTTATTTTTCATCAAAAGCTGGACAAGTTTTCACCTCAGTGTTATTTTTCATCAAAAGCTGGACATGTTTTCACCTCAATGTCATTTTTCATCAAAAGCTGGACATATTTTCACTTCAATGTCATTTTCCATCAAAAGCTGGATATGTTTTCACCTCAGTGTTATTTTTCATCAAAAGCTGGACGTGTTTTCACCTCAATGTCTTTTTTCATCAAAAGCTGGGTGTGTTTTCACCTCAATGTCTTTTTTCATCAAAATCTGGACGTGTTTTCACCTCAGTGTCATTTTTCATCAAAAAGCTGGGTGTGTTTTCACCTCAATGTTATTTTTCATCAATTGTCAATGCTGCTGCTTTGGGTGTTGACTTTCACTGTGACTGAACAATTTCTGTCTCGTAAACATCATGTTTTATGCGATgcagtgtgtttatatatgtcgctgttgttgttgtttcagcttGATTTATTGCATTGGTTGCACTGCTTTTTgaccatggagagcgcgtcaccCCCAATGCAACACAACTCATTCCTCCTTGTgctattttttatattatatttatttatttatttatgtacgcttatagttgacttcatcaagtttttgcgccttatacatatttttagttgtggtagtagttattattttatgtatttatccattatttattcaccccttgttaatttatttattttttctcaaggcctgactaagcgcgttgggttacgctgctggtcaggcatctgcttcgcagatgtggtgtagcgtatatggatttgtccgaacgcagtgacgcctccttgagctactgaaactgaaactgtgcttacgtgcgtgtgtgtgtatgtgcgtgcgtgcgtgtgtgtgtttgtgtgtgtgtgtttgtgtgtgcacaacgTAGGTATACATATATTGTAAACGTTGAGCCGTTGTTTGTATTCTTATTCTCATAATGATCATTGTGCGTGTTCAGTTATAaaccttttctgtctgtctctgcccctctccccctcccccaacctccctcacctGACTCCTATCCATCgacacccccatcctctctctctctctctctctctctctctctctctctctctctcttctgctccacaaacaataggcccacaaagcttgcttttttttttttctttttcttttttcttttttaataataaccagctaaaaaatacaaaaaatcatgctttttccgtgaagtttgtatctatacctacatgcagtgaatttattttatttctacctttgtgctttgttcttacttgctCGCCTGTAaatggatgttattacctgtaacatctgcatcagcagattaatcacttttgtatatgtgcaatggtaaagttgtgcttctctattctctatgtccgctatatgtttctcacctcggtcatgtctctgtatgtgcataagtatatatatatatatatatatatatatatatatatatatatatatatatatatatagtgtgtgtgtgtgtgtgtgtgtgtgtgtgttgggtggagagagtgtgtgcatgtgtatggatatgaatgtatgaatgcgttcgttttattactttttacgatgttaatgatgatggtggtgatcattcttcgttgtagtagcagtggatgtagcaatgttaacatttttttttcgttatcgttaatgttgttattgttattgttgtcacaaggacagattggaagactgggcgatgcctaaaatctttatccttgagtaataaagtttttgaatcttgaatcttgaatctctctctctctctcttcctctccaggTGTGCATTTTATTCTGAAAACGAAGTAGATTTCCTCTACAGAATATAATTATGAAcaactgccatgggttctttaacgtacGCTAGGTACATGTTACACACTGCACTTCGCTTTACTGAATCATTCAAATGATCAACAAGTGAAGGTCTTTGTCAAGGTGTGTTGTTATCGATGTAACAGTATGTATGGATAATTATGAGCATTCTCTTAATGTAGCTTGTTATATATACTACCCCATGTACAAGCTCCTAAACATGTGTTACGGATATGTGAATATGCAGAATCATCATGCCACAAGTTGTCAGAAAATCATCAATAAATACACGTAAATCATACAGTGTTGGGGATTTTGCGAGTGTGATCATCGTTCCTTTGTAGTGGCTTCTCCGGGTCGTGTGCACCTCTGACTCATGCTTTGTTTTCCTTCGTCATCAATCGAAATGGAGTGTAGgcatgtgcatgcgtacgtgttcatcagtgtgtgtgagtgtgcgtgtgtgtttgtgtgtgtgtgtctgtgtgtacgtatgtgtgtgtgtgtgcgcgcgcgcggggggggtgggggtgggggggctgggggcgggggggggggggggggggcgagcgtgcgtgcgtgtgtgcgtacgcgagtgtgtgcgcgtgcgcgtttgaCACACAAAACAGATACTCGCTCAGTCCTGCAGAACATCCGTTTTAATTACACTTAGTGCCGTGCATAGATGTAGACAGGCCATAGATGTAGACACCACATAGACAGCCCGATGTAGACAGGAAATAGATGTAGACAGCACATAGACAGCCCGGATGTAGACAGGACATAGATGTAGACAGGACATAGCCCGGATGTAGACAGGACATATATGTAGACAGCCCGGATGTAGACAGGACATAGATGTAGACAGCACATAGACAGCCCGGATGTAAACAGGACATAGCCCGGATGTAGACAGGACATAGCCCGGATGTAGACAGGACATAGATGTAGACAGCACATAGACAGCCCGGATGTAGACAGGACATAGCCCGGATGTAGACAGGACATAGATGTAGACAGCACATAGGCCGGATATAGACAGGACATAGATGTAGACAGCCCAGATGTAGACAGCACATAGACAGCCCGGATGTAGACAGGACATAGATGTAGACAGGACATAGACAGGCCGAATGTAGACAGGGCATAGATGTAGACAGCACATAGCCCGGATGTAGACAGGACATAGATGTAGACAGCACATAGCCCGGATGTAGACAGGACATAGACAGCCGGATGTAGACAGGACATAGATGTAGACACCACATAGACAGCCCGGATGTAGACAGGACATAGATGTAGACAGGACATAGCCCGGACGTAGACATGACATAGACAACCCGGATATAGACAGGACATAGATGTAGACAGCACATAGACAGCCCGGATGTAGACAGCACATAGACAGCCCGAATGTAGACAGGACATAGATGTAGACAGCACATAGCCCGAATGTAGACAGGACATAGATGTAGACAGCACATAGCCCGAATGTGGACAGGGCATAGATGTAGACAGCACATAGGACATATACAGCCCTGACGTAGACAggatatagacacagacatagacaggccaGAAGTAAAGTAGGTCACGGACAGAACCAGACGCGGGCAGGACAGCAGGGTGGATGTGAATGCAGCACACGAGGATGGGAATTGAAACAGGCATTATGGTTGTGCTGCGTGCAGGGAACAGACTGACGACATCCCAATGCCCTAGACAGTCCACGctggacacagagacacggacacacacacacacacacacacacacgcacctagtGCTGATAACGCTCCATTATCATTGTGGTCTGTTGCGTGCAGGGAACAGACTGACGACATCCTAATGCCCTAGACAGTCCACGctggacacagagacacggacgcgcgcgcgcgcacacacacacacacacacgcacctagtGCTGATAACGCTCCATTATCATTGTGGTCTGTTGCGTGCAGGGAACAGACTGACGACATCCCAATGCCCTAGACAGTCCACGctggacacagagacacggacgcacacacacacacacacacacacacacacacacacacacacgcacgcacctagtGCTGATAACGCTCCTTTATCATTGTGGTCTGTTGTGTGCAGGGAACAGACTGACGACATCCTAATGCCCTAGACAGTCCACGctggacacagagacacggacgcacacacacacagacatacacacacacacctagtgcTGATAACGctccagacagagagaaaaagggaaaagagatGATGTTTGTTGTCACCAAGcgactggtctctctctctctctctctctctctctctctctctctctctctcacacaccattaagacatgatctagtagctatcctttcatcagataatgaagacatcctattttcactcgctaaatatattgtagaagcatacaacattcgaaggaaaagattaacagaaCGATCGTTTTGACATGATAGAaatataatgcagaataaaatataagatccataactcaatttagattggtaaataaccaaaaaaggctcggctgcaaagtgggatggtcatatgttcgaattaattacttagtattatgcatgagtaatagggaatatgttgtattaatgttgtgggtgtgaatgtatgagtgtttatgtgtttatgaatatgtacttatttgcttgttatttccccttatttttcgttttactttttttttcgtcgtctactaaaataagctgaataatcccccttggcactagagctgtaaaacgctatttgccaataaaaaatttgtcattgtcattgtcattgtcattgtctctctctctcacacacacacacacacacacatacacacacacacacacacacacacacacacacatacacacacacatacacacacacacacacacacacacacacctagtgcTGATAACGctccagacagagagaaaaagagaaaagagatgaTGTCTGTTGTCACCCAAGcgactggtctctctctctctctctctctctctctctctctctcacacactcacacacacacacacacacacacacacacacacacacacacacacacctagtgcTGATAACGctccagacagagagaaaaagagaaaagagatgaTGTCTCTTGTCACCCAAGCGACTGGTCTCTCACTGTCACATCAGGATCAGTCGGAGGAAGCGTCCAGATCATCCACGGACTGAGTTACTGGGTCGCAcaaaatttaactcactcagtacggccagtcctcttttctcctctacacagacccctcggatgtccagtgggtgtctgaatgacccaacctttagcttccgtcgtcagaattgtggtatctttgtcaacattcacctcttcagtataagagccttccgcttccaatattttgatggtggtaattggagtgaaacgcagttaacgtcgtctctttcgccgttcgtatggagagagttaatgcggtGTGGGAGTCGTTGATTCCCAGGAGGCACAGTGTAATTTAcctggtgggagagggggtgtttttttttctgctgggaaaaacaacacagccacattttttttgttttgttttttgtttttttgttaatgattTCCTCCAGCGACACTGTCTacttgggaaaaacaacaacaacaacaacaaagcatagcAACACGAAGTCCGTTCCTTGAATGAAACCCGCCGGCCACTGCCTCTTGAGCCCAGGTCCTAGTCTTGAGGAATGTGTGATCAGCAATACCCTCACTTATCAATGCCACATGCATCTGCTCACAACCATCCTCAgcatattatttttgtgtgtgtgcacgcacgcgctcgcgcgcgtgtatgtgtgtgtgtgtgtgtgtgtgtgtgtgtgtgtgactaccacCACCCgaaccacccacccatacactcCCTCTAGCTGACCAAAGCTTCTCGACGTCGCGCCCTCAGAGcaggagaggtggagggtgggggtggtggaaatgaagaagaagaagaagagaaggaccCCTTCCCGCCTTTACCAcatccctcctccatcaccatcaccaccccaccaccacaaccccctttCCCAACCCCGCTCCTTCCTTCGCCGGCGcccctgtccccttccctctccccgtccccgtccctctcgcctcctcccccctcgcccccagccCCCAGAGACCCCCCCGCCCTCGCCGCCGCCAGCCGTTGTTGTTCCAGACTGACGATCAGGGAGGACCCCCTGTGAGACACTGCCCCAAGACTGCTGCGGACCTTGCTGCTGCTGCGGTGGTGCTGGTGAGTCTTGCGGAGCTGCTGGGCGGTAAGGAAGAGGTCCTGGAAGACTCCCATGACGCTGTCCACGTCCTCCCGCACGGATAGCTCGGTGAAGGCCACGCAGCCCAGCTCCCTGGAGAGCGCCGCCCCTTCCTCCCTGCTGACCATGCGGTCCGGCTCACGGTCCGTGTGGGTGGCCACCAGGCTGACCGGGAAGGACGACAGGGGGTGCTGTGCCGCCGGGGGGAACTCCTGGCCTGGGTCGCTGGTGGCGGGCTgctccaacacagacacagacactgacacgtgtatacatacatatacagatatatatatatatatatatatatatatatatatatatatatatatatatacatgtacttatatggagtgatggcctagagggaacgCGTCCGCCAAGAAAGCAAGATGtctgagcgcaatggttcgaatcacggcacagtcgccagtattttctcccactccactagaccttaaatgaaggtctggacgctagtcattcggatgagacgataaaccgaggccccgtgtgcaacatgcacttagcgcacgtaaaagagcccacagcaacaatagggttgttcctgacaaaattctgtagaaaaatccacttcgataagaaaacaaatacagaaaaaacccacaaaaaacaacaaccaaagaacaacaacaacaacaacaacaaaactgcatgcaggaacatacacaaacagaaagggtggcgctctcagtgtagcgacgacgcgctctccctgggaagagcagcccgaatttcacacagaaatctgttgtgacaaaaatgagaaatacaatatatatatatatatatatatatatatatatatatatgcacacacacacgcacacacacacacacacacacactatatatatatatatatatatgggtggggtggtgggatatatatatatatatatatatgcacacacacacactatatatatatatatatatatatatatatatatatatatatatatatacccaccaccccacccacccacacagatacCTTGTAACGTCGGCGACAGCTCGTGGTAATGGTGAAGTACAGACGACGAACCTCGTTTAAGCTGCAGCGATCAGTCACGCTGTACATCAGCACGGCAGCGTCGCTCCACTTGATGTGCTGTTTCAGCCTGCTGTTCTCGTACTGCGCACGGCgttaaacacacaccaccactcagtcagtcagtcagtcagtcagtcattcagtcactcTCTCACTTAAACTGTGCATCGTGATATTTGTAATTATGACctttgcgctgtgtgtgtgtgtgtgtgtgtgtgtgtgtgtgtgtgtgtgtgtgtgtgtgtgtgtgtgtgtgtgtgtgtgtgtgtgtgtgtgttctgtgtgtgcactGGTACAGATGATCATTGTTCgccaaagattaaaaaaagaagaaaaaaaagtgaaaaaaagaaggaataagtAAACTGAGGTTGAATAAGTTGAGAAAGTATTGTTATGAATTGACATACAACCAAACATACATAATTAATgtactttctcactctctctctctctctctctctctctctctctctctctctctctcactcacacacgcttacacactacccacccccccgcaccccccgcacccccacacacacactcagacacacacacacgcacacacacacactcacacacacactctctctctttcacacacacacacacacacacacacacacactaacacgcttacacactaacacacacacacacactaacacacagaaagTATTATTATGCAATCAAACATACATAAtcaatggactctctctctctctcacacacgcactctctctctttctctctctctctctctctctctctctcactagcacgcatacacactaacacacacagacacacacacactaacacactaacacacacacagacacacacacacacacacacacacacacacacatacacacacactagcacgcatacacactaacacacacatacacacacacacacacacacacacacacacacaaacacacacacacacacacacacacacacagacacacacacacacacacacgacacgacacgacacgacacgttacACTGACTATCGTACAAACCACAGACATAAACCGATAGGCTCTCAGTGGTTCCTGACCTGTCCTGCTGTGTCCAGGATGACGAAGTCCACACTGCTGCCCATGATACAGCGTGTGCACGTGTAGGTCTTCTCTGCACATGTCGGTACGTCAAACtgctgatgacatgatgatgat
The window above is part of the Babylonia areolata isolate BAREFJ2019XMU chromosome 23, ASM4173473v1, whole genome shotgun sequence genome. Proteins encoded here:
- the LOC143297652 gene encoding ras-related and estrogen-regulated growth inhibitor-like yields the protein MSSPTLPTRALLRKIQSFNKNRVFRVVVLGQKGVGKSALTVRFLTRRFIGDYDSSLEKTYTCTRCIMGSSVDFVILDTAGQYENSRLKQHIKWSDAAVLMYSVTDRCSLNEVRRLYFTITTSCRRRYKPATSDPGQEFPPAAQHPLSSFPVSLVATHTDREPDRMVSREEGAALSRELGCVAFTELSVREDVDSVMGVFQDLFLTAQQLRKTHQHHRSSSKVRSSLGAVSHRGSSLIVSLEQQRLAAARAGGSLGAGGEGGGVTQSVDDLDASSD